The Piliocolobus tephrosceles isolate RC106 chromosome 16, ASM277652v3, whole genome shotgun sequence DNA window AGAAGACACACCCCACGGCCTCTGCTTCCCCCTCGGACCTCTAGCCAGTGCCTCCCATGTGCCAAGCTCAGGGGAGAACCAGGCGACCTGGCAGAGGCAGTCCGTGGTGGTCAGCCTCCAGGGGCAGAGAGCAGGGGGAGAAGGGTGGAGGAGGGTGGTGGAGAGCCAACGGAGAGGGGCAAACAATTTCAGCCCAGAGAACAAGAGAGATGTAAGGGCTGGACTTCTCAGCCTTGGCCGTGACCGTGACCACTGCCCTCTCCTCCGTCCCCACCCCGCTCGGGCTTCCACTCCCCGCCAGGTGCAAGGATGCTTTCCGCCTACACAGCTCCTCCCTGGAGCTCGGCCCACGGCCCCTGGAGCAGGAGAACGAGCGGCTGCAGTCCCTGGTGGGGGCGCTGCGCTCCCAGGTGAGCCAGGAGCGGCAGCGCAAGGAGCGGGCGGAGCGCGAGTACACCGCGGTGCTGCAGGAGTACTCCGAGCTGGAGCGCCAGCTGTGCGAGATGGAGGCCTGTCGCCTGCGCGTGCAAGAGCTGGAGGCAGAGCTGCTGGAGCTGCAGCAGATGAAGCAGGCCAAGACCTACCTACTGGGCCCGGACGACCACCTGGCCGAGGCCCTGCTCGCACCCCTCACGCAGGCCCCTGAGGCCGATGATCCCCAGCCCGGCCGCGGGGACGACTCAGGCGCCCAAGACGGTGTCTCCTCACCTGCCGCCTCCCCGGGCCACGTGGTGCGCAAGAGCTGCAGCGACACTGCGCTCAACGCCATCGTGGCCAAAGACCCAGCCAGCCGGCACGCGGGCAACCTCACACTACACGCCAACAGTGTGCGCAAGCGGGGCATGTCCATTCTGCGGGAGGTGGACGAGCAGTACCACGCGCTGCTCGAGAAGTACGAGGAGCTGCTTAGCAAGTGCCGGCAGCACGGGGCCGGGGTGCGGCACACCGGTGTGCAGACCTCGCGCCCCATCTCCCGGGACAGCTCGTGGAGGGACTTGCGCGGGGGTGAGGAGGGCCagggggaggccaaggcaggtgagaAGAGCCTAAGCCAGCACGTGGAGGCTGTCGACAAGCGGCTGGAGCAGAGCCAGCCCGAGTACAAGGCGCTCTTTAAGGAGATCTTCTCCAGGATCCAGAAGACCAAGGCTGACATCAACGCCACCAAAGTCAAGACGCACAGCAGCAAGTGACCCTTGCCCGGCCTGCAGCCTCCCCCAGGGTGGAGGCCGTGGGGTCCCTCAGGCCTGGGCGGTGCAGCTTCCAGAGAGCGAGCGCCCTTTAGCGGCCTGCCACCACAGCACGCGACCTCCTGATCCGGAAACACGCAGCATGTTCCCTGCTGAGCGGAGGCAGCCCACCTGTTCCGCCTCCCAGGAGCCCTTGGCCACCTCGCGCCAGCCCAAAGGCGCAGCTCAGAGTTCAAAGCCAAATGTCCCCCCTACCCCAGGGATCCCCcagctcccccagccccaggcttcCTGACCCTGCGCCTCACCCTCAGACTGCTGACCAGGCTTCTGAAAAAGCCATTCTGGATCAGTTGGCTGTTTTTTGGTtaagtttgttttttctaagagatTTGCAATGCAAGGTCTCCTTGACCCCTTGCCACAACTGGAAACACTTGAAAGGGGACCCCAGGGCCAGCTGTTTCAGGGGTTTCCTGGACCACCCACTGCTTCTCCCCAGCCCTGATGTGCTGACATTCCCTTAGTACCAGCTGTCCCACCCCCCAGGTCCTGACCAGGTCAGAGATGTCCCCTGCCATGCAGAGCAGGAAGCCTCAGCTGGGCCTGGAGTGTCCCTGCTCCAGCCCTGCCAAGGACAGGTTTCTCCCTGGATATTCTTGGCCCACCGCAGATCTGTAGCCagtcagaggaggaggagaaggaggcccTCAGCAGACTGATACATTTTCGCTCAGAGCCAGCCTCCTCGGCTTCCAACCTCGGAAGTGCCTGCTGGGCCTTAAGCTTTCCAGCGGCTGGGGCAGTGGGGAGCCCTCATCCCTTCACACCGCCTTCAACTAATCAAGCTTGGCCTCTGACTCCCCTCTCTGTGCTTGCCCCCATCTCAGGGACCATGATGTCTCAGTCACTCCATGCTCCCCACAGGCCAACCCTGGCGCAGGTCATGTCTGCAGTCCCCAGAAGGTTCTGGACATGCACCACCAGCCAGTGGTCCCAGTGTCCACCCCTGCCTGCCCTTCACTGGGGACTGGGGTTTTCATCCCATGCTGCATCCTGTTGAATTGGGATGGGGCTGAGGAAcatgctccctccctcccataAAATGCCTGCTTGTAACGTCCCACCTTTGTGGGGGGCTTTTGAGGACCCAGCTGGGTCAGGGGTTTTGCTTCAAGATGTCAGAAAGTCAAGGTTCAGCTAAGAGACACCCAGGTCCCCAGCTTGCCCTGAGCAGCTTCTGGTTCCTTCTGCCACCCTTTCTGAGACCCTAGAAACCAGAGGAACCATACAGTCAGTGGAAGGCGGGGGCCCTGGCCTCTGTACCGGGAGCCCAGTGGGAACCTTCATGCCTTATTTATTTCTAATGGGTAAAGGGGTTTTCTTACCAAGCATCCCTGACCTCCTGGAGACACCACCTGCTTTCCGGGCGGCACTGTGATGGGAGCTGGTGGCGACTGTGTCCTTCTGTACATGCAACTGGGAAACTTTTGTCCTTTGAGGCCAGGCAGCTCCCTGCCCTCCGTGTGTCTCTGTTATCTGGGCAAAAGGAGTGTGGAAGGGTGGGGGGAAGAGCTCCAGCCTGTTTGCTCCCCAGCTCTGTAGTGGCAGACCAGCATCACCTTTGAAGTATACGTGagagaaatatatttacaaatgctttattctcttctttaataaaaaatgcaCCAGTATTCTAAAAGCAGAAATGGCCCATCTCTGTGCATCTCACACACCTGCCTCGCATCACGCCCAGCTGTGGGAGAGGGTAGCATCCTGGGTCCCACTTCCCTGAGACTGAACAGCTCCAAATAGCAGCCTCTGGCAGAAGTTTCTATATTTATTGAGGGCCAGCTAGGGATACATGGTGAACAAGCCAGCAGGGCCCCTCTTCCCTTGGAGTTCACATTCTTGTGTGGGGAGACCCAcccaaaataattaaacaaaagatGTAGCATGATGGAAAAATCAGGGCAGGAGGGTAGTGCTACCTCTCAGCTAGAGCACCTGGGTTCAACAGGGTgaaccaagttttttttttaaaaaaaagaaagaaagaaaaatcgacctggcacaggggctcatgcctgtaatccccgccctttgggaggccacagtggatcactcaagcccagtttgagaccagcctgggcaatatagcaagaccccctccctctctacaaaacattttttgaaaattagcaGAGCAAGGTGGTGTgtatttgtagtcccagctactcaggaggctcaggtgggaggatcacgagcctgggaagtcaaagcTGAAGTGacctatgatcgcaccactgcactccaacctgggcaacagagcgagaccctgtctcaaaaaaaaaataatatctagATATATAAATACAGCACATGAAGAGATACACAGTGTTACTAAAATTCCTGGGGGAGCAATTGGGAGAAAATGTCTAAACAGGCTCTTGGAAGTGGGAATGCGGAGCAATCAtggaaaaaaaagattgagaaatgCTAAGCGAGGGTGGTCGGGGCACCTCTGGAGAGGTGATGATGAAGCTGAAACCAGAAGGCTGGGGAGGAACCAATGGGAAGACCAGTGGAGGCCCAGGGAGCAGCTGGGGCAGTGGGGGGCGGGGCCAGGACAGAGGGTAGAGGCCAGGCTCCCAAGGGGCCCAAAGGTTCAGGGGAGCTTGGGCCTCCTGAGTGCAATGAGAAGCCATGGCAGTGAGTCCAGGGCCAAACTGATACCCTGAAGGACCATGAGGGGTGGGGAAGCTGACCTGCCTTTGGTGAGCCACCCATTGATGACACAGGACAGTCACAGGAATGACAAGAGGGCCATCTCCTGGTGTTTTTCAAGCTGATAAACCCCACATCTCTCTTCCATATACATGAAAAACCCCACCACTCCCATTCTTCCTCAGACATCCATCTCCTCCCCATGTTATAGAGAGAACGGTACATAGAGGGGCTCATCTTCTGGAGGAGTCCCCATCACCAAGATTCCGCCAGCCTCCCTCTTGTTCTGGAAGTGCTGTCAATCCGTTGGGTTTTTTGTTCTCCTCGATGCAAAATGatagaccaggcgcagtggctcacgcctgtaatcccagcactttgggaggctgaggcgggcagatcatgtgacatcaagagtttgagaccagcctggccaacatggtaaaaccctgtctctactaaaaatacaaaaattctagctatttaggaggctgaggtcggaggatcacttgaactggagagtagaggttgcagtgagccgagatcgcaccactgcacttcagcctgggagacagagcgagactccatctcaaaaaaaaaaaagcaaaatgatagcACTTTTTCAAGCTTCCCATGCTCCACCCAACCCTCTCCAGATTTAGTAGTGTCCATCCGAAACTTAAGAATTGATGtccaagaaaaaattagccaggtgcggtggtgggtgcctgtagtcccagctactcgggaggctgaggcaggagaatagcatgaacccaggaggcggagcttgcagtgagccgagattgcgcgactgcactccagcctgggtgacacagcgaaactccgtctcaaaaaaaaaaaaaaaaagaggagaaaaaaaaaaaaaattgctgtccAAGCTCAGATATTGGAAGCCTAGAAACAGGACTGTGGATCCTGATCAAAGGGGGCACCTCTAGGGTATCCTCCTTCACTTCACACTGCCAACCCCCACCCATCCCTTCTCGCACCAGCAGCCGGGGTGGACCTTTCCGATGGGTGACTTCCAAAATCAGAGAGGAAAATGCTCCTGAATCTTTGAGGGGTTTCTTGCTAGCTTCTTCACTCTCCTGTCTCCAGACAAAAAAGGCAGCTCTGTGGACCCCAATTCCACCAGCCCACATGACCTGAGTCTGTGGAACAGCTTCCAAAGTCTTCACAGGGAAGTAGACTCAGGGGCCAGCTGGAGCTGGGGAGAAATGCAAGCTTCCCCCAAAACTCCTTCCCCCAATGTCCTGATGGGGAACAActtcccttgaactcaggaggggaggagagtgtggtgtggggccaggcgcagtggctcatgcctgtaatcccagcactttgggaggccaaggcaggaggatcacttgagcccaggagttggaaaccagcctggccaacatggcgaaaccccatctctattaaaaacacaaaaattagccaggcatggtggtgcacacctgtaatcccagccactccggaggctgtggtacaagaattgcttgaacccaggaggtggaggttacagtgagcctagaccacaccactgcactccagcctggggacaaaaCGAAattcagtctcaagaaaaaaaaaaagtgtgatgtgGCGAGCCCGAGCCCAGGGCTGGGCCCCAAACTGCTGTGCTTAGTACATCACCTGAACAGCATGGGGGTTTCACAAGGGCAGCGTGCAAGTGGCTGTTGGGTTTTCCCATCCTGTTGTCACCTGTCATCACCAAGATGGGGAGTAGGTGGTGATGACCACATGGAGCAGTCACACCTGAGAGATGAAGGAAGCTGTGGCATGTATCCAGCCACCCTTCTCTccctcagcaattttttttttttttttttttttttttttttttgcagacagggtcttgctctgttgcccaggttggagtgcagtggcacaactgtAGCTTACTCGGCCtcggcctccaactcctgggctgaagtgatcctctcccttcagcctcgccagtagctgggactatgctgtctttttttttttttttttttttttttttttttttaattttttgtagagaccaggtcttgctatttgtccaggctggtcttgaactcctgggctcaaatgatcttcccacattggcctcccaaagtgctgggattacaggagtaaaccaccatgcctggcctccctcAGCTTTCTGAACTTCCCTCTGGATgcatttctttccctccttccctcctgatCACCATTTTGTCCTTGTCCTGTGGACAGATActccctgctgcctccccagGGGCTCCTCCCCGCACccccccccgcccctgccccgtTGTTCTCTCCTCCCCTGAACTGGCACCCTTCTCCTCTCCTAGGGCCAAACCCCCTGCCCCACTTGGGGAGGGGAGCTAGCCAAACAGACCTGCCTCTGCCCTCCCGGGATCCGGAACTGAGAGCTGGGGGGTGGCCTCAGTGTTAGGGGACCAGACAGATAAGGGGTAGCAATGAAGGAAGTACCTTCCAGGGAGAGGGGGCAGCTCTGTGCTGCCCATCCCctcagggaagaaggaaagagggttGGAATAGAGCTTGTCAGACCGGATTTCCCACTCCAGGTctacagaggaaaaaagacaacAGTAATCAGGTGTCTCAAAGAAAAGGTTCCCTTAGGAACCTGCACGCACGTTGCATCTCTTAGTAGCAGCTAATTTTGTTGCCTGCTGACTTcatgccaagcactgtgttaaGTGTTTTGTATGTGTTTACTATCCTTAGGAACTTCATGAGATGACTATAAaatctccattttactgatgaggataCAAAAACTTAGACGTCAGGTTAGTAATTCAAGGTTACGTAGAAATATTCaacattggctgggcatagtggctcatgattattatcccaccactttgggaggccaaggtaagcggattgcttgagtccaggagttcaagaccagcctgggctggtAGAGAcaagaaaccttgtctctacaaaaaatacacaaattagccagcacatgccagtaatcccagctacttgggaggctgaggtgggaggatagcttgagccggagaggccaaggctgcagtgagccatgatcataccagcactccagcctgagtgacagagtgagaccttgtctcaaaaaataataatacaattttaaaataaactcataGTCACAGGTACCAGCGGTTAGGACATGgacacattttctatttttttaataaaaaaagaaatattcaaactTAGTCCTGACCAATCCACCATGCCTCATTGCACATTTCCTATCTACACATAATGAtgagttttgttttgccttttgtttattggggatttttttttttttttttttttttttttgacagagtcctgctctgtcgcccaggctggagtgcagtggtgcgatctcagctcactacaacctccgcctcccgggttcaagcgattctccagcctcagtctcccaagtagctgggattacaggtgcgtgccaccacgcccagctaatttttgcatttttttagtagagacgaggttttgccatgttacccaggctggtcttgaacccctgacctcaggtgatccgcccactctggcctcccagagtgctaagattacaggtgagagccaccgcacctggtcaatgATGAGTTTTAAGAGACaatctggccgggcatggtggctcacgtctgtaatcccagcactttgggaggccaagccaggcagatcacgaggtcagaagtttgagaccagcctggccagtgtctactaaaaattcaattcattgggcatagtggtgcgcacctgtagtcccagctactagggaggctgaagcaggagaattgtttgaacccaggaggtagaggttgcagtgagcagtgagctgagataggcgccactgcactccagcctcggcaacagagcgagactcaatctcaaaaaaaaaaaaaaaaaaagaggccatcTGACCCAGGGCAgtacagagaagaagaaaggggaatTCTGTGGACCCCCTACATAGGAATAGTACCGCAACTCATAGGCCCTATAGAAGGGCTGGTGTCTGCAAGTTCCTCAGCTGCCAGGAATGacctctttcctcttccccaaCGAATGTCCCCTCCCTGAAGCACCACCTCAGCCTATAGAGAAccaaggaggagaaagggaagactGGTCTCAGCCTTTAGGGCCCATCTTTTTGGGAGAACAGGTGGCCCCTTTCTGGCCTGTTTCTCCCAAGGCCCCCATTCTGGATAGTTCACGGCAGCAGCAGGTAAGAGGAGCTTACCAGCTGCTCCTCTCTCCACCCCAGGGCAGCTTGTCTCATTCTCTCCTCTACCCACCTCCTCTCCCAGAATCCAGGCCACCAGATGGCCCGAGCAGGCTGTGTTTATTTGGGGCCATGGAAACCTGCAGCTTTCCTTTTCCTGTTGCCTTGGGTCAGGTGCAGAGCTGGAGTCCAGCCTCAGAGCAATGATGTCATGGAAAGGTTCTGACTTTATTACTCATAACCCCTTAGCCCCGGAACTGAGTCAATGCCTGGTTTTGCTCCCCTGAGCAGCTTATTCCAGTTGCCATGGAGATGCCTCTATTCCCTTTGAGGTCTTGGGACTAAGTCAGACagggcaggacccaggagacTCCTCCCAACCTAGAGCCCGAGATATGTCAATTGTCACCCCTTCCTATCTGAGCTTATAAAGTCAGTGCTTGGAAAGTGGTTTATTCCTTCTTAAAGATTTGCTGTAGCAATGATGCTGAGATGGTAAAAGCTTGGTTTGATGACAATCTCCTGTTTAAATCAGCCAGCATGCCCGAGCGCACATTCTTCTAGATTACGCTTGTTCCTAAAAATAGAACTCTTCATTAAGAAACAATCGCTAGCATTACTAATAATTATGAACATTTATTTAGCCTTGTTTCCATTTACCACATTTCCTCTCAACAAAGTAACTTAACTAAGGTTTAGCTGTTTTCAAACACTGCTTGCTCTACTTTGAACCTTTTTCAGAATTGGAACTTGTGTGTAGTTCATCCCTTAACGGCGCTATGAAAGGGTTCCAGTTAGCCGGCAGTTCTCTGAATTCTCTCCCTACTTCCCCAGGGGCCCCCTCTCTCCTGGCTGGAAGAAAGCACCATCTTGCTCCATAAAGCTGAAGGGCGGGGGACGACGTTCCATGTTTTGCAAACCTTTCTTTCGGtgacctgcctcctcctcccatctGGTATTTGTCCTGCAGAGCTGCTGGGTACAAGCCATTACACACACGTGCTCAGCGGGGAATTTGCTCATAGGCTGCCTTGTAAAAAGAGCCTGGCGTTCCTAAAACTCAGCTCTACCAGAACCCAACTTTCAAAAATACATTCCTACAGAATTCGTTTTATCAATACTCATGAGGTGTCCACGATGTGCCATGTtctgggtgctggggatacagcagtgagccGGTGCCCTCCTGGAGCTCACATTCCAGCGAGGAGACAGCAATTAGACAATTAGGACTGAGTGATTTttgtaaaggaagagaaaaaagataaattagagcAGTGTAAAGGGACTGGGAAGCGCGGGACGGGAGAGGCCCCAGGCTTGCCGGACAGGCCTCGCTGATGTTTGAATTGGGCAGTGGGCGGTCCAGGCGGAGGGCACGGACTCTGAAAGGGAGAGAAATGATGTTTCTGGGGCACACAAGATCGGGGCACTCTTCCTGTAGTAGCTCGCTGTCTGGCCACCGTCTTTCCCCGCCCAACCAGGCCTCCCGGAGGCGGCCGGCCCGGGAGCATCGCCGGAACCCCAGCTTGCCGCCTCCCCTCGGCGGGCCCTAGAAACTGCGCGGAACCAAAGCTTGAGGGCGACTCGAGTTTGCGGACCGCTGGGTGAAAGCGCCCGCCGGAAGCAGTCGCAAGACCCAAGCATGGCGGCCACCAGGTGCCTGCGCTGGGCCCTGAACCGAGCCGGAGTCTGGCTGCTCCCACCGCCCGCACGGTGCCCACGCCGGGCGCTGCACAAGCAGAAAGATGGCACTGAGTTCAAGAGTATCTACAGCCTGGACAAGCTCTACCCTGAATCTCAGGGCTCGGACACCGCCTGGAGGGCCCCGGTGAGCCGGGAAGGACTGGACTGAAGGGGCGTTTTGTTAGGCTGTTGGGTGGCCTTAGGAACCCCGGGCCCCATTGGCCGGATGTGGAGCTACGTCGGGGGGCTACGTGACGGTCGCCGCGGGAGGGGGCTGGCTGTCCGCGCTAACCTGGCCGGGAGTGGGGTGCTTGCTGTAGCGCGAGTTGTGCAGGAGCCGAGAAGGCGGCTGGGTATACTTCTTTCGGGGCTGACAGCTTCTCCACGTTCGTTTCCTTGGCCCTCAAGACCAAATTCCAGTCCCAAGGGGAAATATGGGCATTCTGGCCCCCCAAAGCGGACAATAAAGGCAAGAGGCTGCCAAATTGTTTGCTACCCTTTGGGACGTTACTGTCCATTGCCTCCAGTAACCCCAGGACGCGCGAATAAAACGGCTTCTCGATCGTTCCTTCAGGATGCATTTATTTAGTCCGCTGTGTGCAGGCATTGAATCAAGCCCCGGAGCAAGAGAGATAAGACCCACCCAAACCCCTTGAGCTTCCACTTACAGGACTGGAAAAgaatatccattcatttgttcattaattcactcactcactcaacaAAAGCTGTGCTAGGCTAGGGAATGGAGTAGcaaacaaaattgaaattctaAAGCTTGTGGAGCTTATGTTCTAGTGGAGGGAGACAGGCAATAAgtaaatggactaatatagaatGTGTGAGGTAGTACTTTGGAGAAAATAAAGCCAAGAAGGCAGAAGTAGTGCCAGAGGTAGGGAGTAGGATTGCAACTTTAAGTAGGATTGTCTAAGAAGGCCCTCaatgaggtgacatttgaataaCAACCTGGAAGAAGCCAGACAGCAAGTCATGAGAATGGGGGGAGATGAGCATCgtaggcagagggaagagaaagtgTAATAACCTGAAGGCAGTAGCAGTCCCTAGGTGTGGCTCAGCAGGTGAGTCAGGAGGAAAAGCCAAAGAGAGGGATGGCTGGGAAAAGGCCTATTTCTAGGACTTACTGGCCTCCAGCCTTTTCCTCTGAACGCAAGGCAGACCTATTGGAGAgcttgaagcaggagaatggaattattttagttttacaagGATCACTCAGAGAGCCTTATAGAGAACAGATGTAGGATGCCAAGATCAGGGAGACAAGTAAGGAGATTGCAGTATAGGGCAAGAGATGATAAGCAGGGTGGAAGCAGTAGGAGTCATGAGAATTGGTCAGATTCTAGACATATTTTGGAAAGAAAGCCTGCAAGATTTGCTAACTGATTGGATGTGAGAAGTGAGAATAAAAGAGGAATTGAAGTctggggccttttttttttttaagacggagtctcgctctgttgcccaagctggagtacagtggcacgatctctgctcactgcaacctctgcctcccgggttcacgccattctcctgcctcagcctcctgagtagctggaactacaggcgcccgccaccacacctggcttgcttatttatttatttatttatatttatttatttggtagagacgggatttcaccgtcttagccaggatggtctccatctcctgacctcgtgatctgcctgccttggcctcccaaagtgctaggattacaggcgtgagccaccgtgcctggcctttttttttttttttaatctgagacagagtctcactcagtcatccaggctggagtgcagtggtgtgatctcagctcactgcaacctccgcctcctgggttcaagtgattcttgtgcctcagcctcctgagtagctgggattacaggcacgcaccaccatgcccggctcatatttttgcatttttagtagagacagggttttcaccatgttggccaggctggtctcaaactcctgacctcaaatgatctgctcgcctctgcctcccaaagtgctgggattacaggcgtgagccaccatgcccggccatgggGCCTTGAGCAATGAAAGGATTGAGTTGCTATTAACTGAGATGAGAGAGTGGCAATAGCATTcattgttcatccattcattcaataaaatgtttattgtataCCTACTGTGTCAGTCACTACTTCAGTCTAGCATGTACAGCCatgataaacaaaatagacaggATCTCTCTCCTTCGTGGAGCTTAATTCTAGTGGAAGGAGCAGGCAGTAAACAAATAGGGAAACCATTAATTAGGTAGTGAGAGGTAGTGTGATGAATAGACCAGGGTGCTGCAACAGAGTGCTGAGGCTACTTCAGCTTGTTAGTAAGGGAAGTCCTCTGAGGAGGCTTAAGGTTTGAGTCCATTAGACGTCTGAGAAGAGACGTTGAGTAGTAGTTGGGTATATGGGTGTGGAGTTGAGAAAGGTTTGAGTTTGAGCCCGAAAGTTGGGTGTCAAAAACAGGctattttctggccaggcacagtggctcatgcctgtaatcccagcactttgagaggccaaggtgggtagatcacttgaggtcaggagttcgagaccagcctggacaacatggtaaaaccccatctctactaaaaatacaaaaattagtcaggtgtggtggcacacacctatagtcccggctactcaggaggctgaggctggacaagtcgcttgaacccaggaggcagaggttgcagcgagccgagattgcaccactgcactccaacctgggcaacagagtgagactccgtctcaaaacaaaaacaaaaaacaggctatTCTCATCAGCATAGATGAAGTATTctagggaaagaaggagagagagaagtacTTCAAGGGCATGTCAGTGTTTAAAAGTTGCAAAGAGCTATCTAAGGAGAGTGAGAAAGAGTCCTAGGAAGGTAAGAGGAAAATCTCAGAAGGAACAGATAGAACATGCTTCAGGAAGGAGGGTGTGGCCCATGATCTTCAGTGCTGCAGACAGGTGGAGTAAGATGAGGGTTTCACACCTTaataattctttttccttttttttttttccccgagatagagtcttgctctgtcacccaagctggagtgcagtgtcccaggcaagagtgcagtgtcatgatctcagctcactgcaacctccatctcctggattcaagcaatcctcctgcctcagcctccccgagtagctaagattacaggtgtgtgccaccatgcctagctaatttttttgtatttttagtagaagggaagtttcaccatgttggccaggctggtctccaactcctgatctcaagcaatccacccgtctcagcctcccaaagtgctgggattataggtgtgagccaccgcacctggccaactcccaaataattataagataaaagaaatgggccaggagcggtggctcaagcctgtaatcccagcactttgggaggccgagatgggcggatcacgaggtcaggagatcg harbors:
- the CDR2L gene encoding cerebellar degeneration-related protein 2-like, which translates into the protein MRRAAGMEDFSAEEEEPWYDQQDLEQDLHLAAELGKTLLERNKELEGSLQQMYSTNEEQVQEIEYLTKQLDTLRHVNEQHAKVYEQLDLTARDLELTNHRLVLESKAAQQKIHGLTETIERLQAQVEELQAQVEQLRGLEQLQVLREKRERRRTIHTFPCLKELCTSPRCKDAFRLHSSSLELGPRPLEQENERLQSLVGALRSQVSQERQRKERAEREYTAVLQEYSELERQLCEMEACRLRVQELEAELLELQQMKQAKTYLLGPDDHLAEALLAPLTQAPEADDPQPGRGDDSGAQDGVSSPAASPGHVVRKSCSDTALNAIVAKDPASRHAGNLTLHANSVRKRGMSILREVDEQYHALLEKYEELLSKCRQHGAGVRHTGVQTSRPISRDSSWRDLRGGEEGQGEAKAGEKSLSQHVEAVDKRLEQSQPEYKALFKEIFSRIQKTKADINATKVKTHSSK